In Bradyrhizobium sp. 200, the sequence ATATTCGTCCTGGCAGGAGACGAAGCGGTTGACGTTCATCTGCCGCGCCATCATTTCGGCTTCCGCGATGCGCCAGGCCGGAAAATTCGAATTGCCGATGTAGCGGACCTTGCCCTGGCGGACGAGATCGTCGAGCGCGCGCAGCGTCTCTTCCATCGGCGTCAAGGGATCGTAATCATGCTGCTGGTAGAGATCGATGTAGTCGGTCTTCAATCGGGTCAGGCTGGCCTCGACCGCGGACATGATGTAGCGGCGCGAGGCGCCCTGCTTGCTGCCGTCGGTTGCCATCGGCTTGGAATATTTCGTCGCCAGCACGATGTCCTTGCGGCGGTCGCCGAGCACGGTGCCCAGCACGGTCTCCGAGCCGCCCATGCCGGCGTAGATGTCGGCGGTGTCGAACAGGGTGATGCCGAGGTCGATCGCCTTGTGGATGACCTTGCGCGAGGTCTCCAGATCGGTGCGCTGGCCGAAATTGTTGCAGCCGAGGCCGACGGCGGAAACGCGCAGGCCGGAGCCGCCGAGGTTGCGAATTTGCATGGATCGGTCCTGTGGAAAGCACGCGGGAAGAGGGGACCGGTATTGTGACGCGCACGGCCTCGCCCCGCAAGCAGCGGTGCTATCGGCCTTCGCGCTTGGCAGGTATGCGGCACAAAAAAGGTATGCGGCACAAAAAGATGCGGCCCCGGTCAGACGCGGCGACTGACGGGGGCCGCTTGGGGCGCGTGATCTGAGACGGGGGGCCTGATCAGACGCGGGTGCAACCTAGCCGAGCTATGTTACGCCGCAGTGACATCAGGACTTATCCACAGGCTCGATGTCGCCAGCCAACCCCCAGGACGGCTAACCAGGACGGCCAAACAGGGCGGCTAACCCGTTCACGATCACGAGTGGCAGCCCTGACAATTCCGAGCGCAATGAATTTT encodes:
- a CDS encoding aldo/keto reductase, which codes for MQIRNLGGSGLRVSAVGLGCNNFGQRTDLETSRKVIHKAIDLGITLFDTADIYAGMGGSETVLGTVLGDRRKDIVLATKYSKPMATDGSKQGASRRYIMSAVEASLTRLKTDYIDLYQQHDYDPLTPMEETLRALDDLVRQGKVRYIGNSNFPAWRIAEAEMMARQMNVNRFVSCQDEYSLVVRGIEKDLLPAAQEYKLGLLPFFPLASGLLTGKYKRGAAVPDDTRFAKAPALKDRYVTARNEDIVEKLQTFAQARGHSMLELAFSWLACRPQVASVIAGATRVEQVEQNVKAIGWTLSTEEMAEVDGITK